A single window of Actinomycetota bacterium DNA harbors:
- a CDS encoding adenylosuccinate synthetase, with translation MVQRVVIVVSGPVAGGKSLLARSLAERFGGIRFSTRDLLVPHLAEGQTPTRGTLQRIGAELDERTNGRWVVDGLSRRIFDADEEVVIVDAARIAAQIEGLRQAFGRDVRHVHVTAPRKVCAERYENRRSEAEFEEAASYAAVVADPTEERIDDLGAMADVAVDTERDGPDDVVVRVAAQLGLLDREHASCVDVIVGGSYGSEGKGNIAFHLAPEYDLLLRVGGPNAAHKVYLASGEIFTHFSLPSGTQAGDARLALGPGAVVYPPELLDEIARCDVSSSRLSIDPLVMIIDDADKAREAEKLGGIASTKSGTGFATARRIMRGDDVRLARDVPELHPYVRPTYEILEQAYASRQRIMLEGTQGSGLSLFHGPYPYVTSRDTNVAGCLAEAGIAPSRVRRVVLVVRTYPIRVGGTSGPLTTELTWEEIEERSGLKGLAEKELTSKTQRLRRVGEPEWDLLRRAALLNAPTDIALTFADYLDGRNVEAWRFEQLTDETIRFIEEVERVTGARVSLISTGFMQYRGIIDRRQW, from the coding sequence ATGGTGCAGCGCGTGGTGATCGTCGTGTCTGGCCCTGTTGCCGGCGGCAAGAGCCTGTTGGCGCGATCGCTGGCCGAGCGATTTGGTGGAATCCGGTTCTCCACTCGGGATCTTCTCGTACCCCACCTCGCCGAAGGACAGACACCAACCCGGGGCACGCTCCAACGCATTGGTGCTGAGCTCGATGAGCGCACGAACGGTCGCTGGGTCGTAGATGGCTTGTCGCGCCGAATCTTCGACGCAGACGAGGAAGTCGTCATAGTTGACGCCGCGCGCATAGCAGCCCAGATCGAGGGTCTTCGCCAGGCATTCGGACGCGACGTTCGGCACGTGCATGTAACTGCGCCGCGGAAAGTGTGCGCCGAGCGCTACGAGAATCGGCGCTCGGAGGCAGAGTTTGAAGAAGCCGCGTCGTACGCCGCTGTCGTCGCCGACCCTACGGAGGAGCGAATCGATGACCTGGGCGCAATGGCTGACGTCGCTGTGGACACCGAGCGAGATGGTCCGGACGATGTAGTCGTTCGCGTAGCTGCCCAACTTGGGCTGCTTGACCGCGAACATGCTTCGTGCGTCGACGTGATCGTTGGCGGAAGTTATGGCAGCGAGGGGAAGGGCAACATCGCATTCCACCTCGCACCCGAGTACGACCTGCTGCTTCGAGTCGGTGGACCAAACGCAGCACACAAAGTCTATCTGGCCTCTGGCGAGATCTTCACGCACTTCAGCCTACCGTCAGGTACGCAAGCGGGCGATGCTCGGCTCGCCCTTGGTCCAGGTGCCGTCGTGTACCCGCCAGAGTTGCTCGACGAGATCGCACGCTGTGACGTCAGTAGCAGTCGTCTTTCGATCGACCCCCTAGTGATGATCATCGACGACGCTGACAAAGCTCGCGAGGCTGAGAAACTCGGTGGCATCGCTTCCACCAAATCCGGAACGGGGTTCGCCACCGCTCGCCGGATCATGCGCGGCGATGACGTTCGGCTCGCTCGGGACGTCCCAGAACTGCATCCCTACGTTCGACCGACGTACGAGATCCTTGAACAAGCCTACGCATCACGGCAGCGGATCATGTTGGAAGGGACACAGGGATCCGGACTCTCGCTCTTCCATGGCCCATATCCCTACGTCACCTCACGAGACACCAACGTGGCCGGCTGTCTGGCTGAGGCTGGAATAGCGCCGTCTCGCGTCCGCCGCGTGGTTCTCGTCGTGAGGACGTATCCTATCCGTGTTGGAGGAACGTCGGGGCCGCTAACGACGGAACTGACGTGGGAGGAGATCGAGGAACGGTCGGGCCTCAAGGGCTTGGCAGAGAAGGAACTGACTTCAAAGACACAACGCCTGCGCCGGGTGGGAGAACCGGAATGGGATCTGTTGCGGCGTGCGGCCCTATTGAACGCACCCACCGACATCGCACTCACCTTCGCCGACTACTTGGACGGCAGAAACGTGGAGGCGTGGCGTTTCGAGCAGTTGACAGACGAAACTATCCGCTTCATAGAAGAGGTTGAGCGGGTGACTGGTGCCCGCGTATCCCTCATCTCGACCGGCTTCATGCAGTACCGCGGCATTATAGACCGCCGACAGTGGTGA
- a CDS encoding ImmA/IrrE family metallo-endopeptidase → MTAINWTHPSVLRVLEQQGAKDPLEWVETRARDLALQAIEQGWTGPPYDSFKLADALDIEVVARQDLDDARLVAIEGKPRIEFNPQRRPARIRFSLAHEIGHLLFDDYADRTRYRDMDQRRADDWQLEVLCNVAAAELLMPAGALPIGETTDLDLVRLLDLRAKFGVSTEALLRRVIRLTARPACLFAAARTDDGRFRIDYTVRSRAWTPELRSGDVVSAEVLARCTAVGYADHGVEIWDGQELRVQAVGVPPYPGDRFPRVIGLLQPASETVPDDAGLRYVRGDASQPRTDGRAIIAHVVNNRAKRWGGQGFARSLMKRFPAAKDAYADWPAKERRLGALHIAPAADDLWIASLVAQAGYGPSDQPRLRLPALRQCLESLAETATSLRAEVHMPLIGTGQGGTPWPKVRDLILEELSRRHVRVTVHILPNALMPEDADDSAQMALL, encoded by the coding sequence GTGACCGCAATCAACTGGACTCACCCCTCCGTGCTTCGAGTGCTCGAGCAACAGGGCGCGAAGGACCCCCTGGAATGGGTGGAGACGCGGGCTCGCGACCTAGCGCTTCAGGCGATCGAACAGGGCTGGACCGGCCCACCTTATGACTCGTTCAAGCTTGCGGACGCGCTCGACATTGAGGTTGTTGCACGCCAAGACTTGGACGATGCACGGTTGGTAGCCATCGAGGGCAAACCCCGGATCGAGTTCAACCCGCAACGCCGGCCTGCGCGTATCCGCTTCTCGCTGGCCCACGAAATCGGGCACCTTCTGTTTGATGACTATGCGGACCGGACGCGCTATCGGGACATGGATCAACGCCGCGCCGACGACTGGCAACTGGAGGTTCTCTGCAACGTTGCGGCCGCTGAACTGCTCATGCCGGCCGGAGCGCTGCCCATTGGTGAGACGACGGACCTCGACTTAGTGCGTCTGCTCGATCTTCGGGCCAAGTTCGGTGTGTCGACAGAGGCACTCTTGCGTCGTGTGATCCGACTCACGGCGCGGCCGGCGTGTTTGTTCGCGGCCGCCCGTACCGATGACGGGCGCTTCCGGATCGATTACACCGTCCGTTCGAGGGCTTGGACCCCGGAGCTGCGGAGCGGAGATGTCGTATCTGCGGAAGTGCTCGCCCGCTGCACTGCGGTCGGCTACGCCGACCACGGCGTCGAGATCTGGGACGGGCAAGAACTGCGCGTCCAAGCCGTAGGCGTCCCGCCGTACCCCGGAGACAGGTTCCCGCGCGTGATCGGGCTCCTGCAGCCAGCATCTGAGACCGTCCCAGACGACGCGGGCCTGCGATATGTGAGAGGTGATGCGTCCCAGCCACGAACGGACGGTCGAGCGATCATCGCTCACGTTGTCAACAACCGCGCGAAGCGCTGGGGTGGACAGGGGTTCGCGCGTTCGCTGATGAAGCGCTTTCCCGCCGCGAAGGATGCGTACGCTGATTGGCCGGCGAAGGAGCGGCGACTCGGAGCACTACACATAGCGCCGGCTGCAGACGACCTGTGGATCGCAAGCCTCGTCGCGCAGGCTGGCTACGGTCCATCGGACCAACCCCGGCTCAGGCTGCCTGCTTTGCGACAATGCCTCGAATCTTTGGCAGAGACGGCGACAAGTCTCCGTGCCGAGGTGCACATGCCACTCATCGGCACGGGCCAAGGGGGGACCCCCTGGCCAAAGGTACGAGATCTGATCCTTGAGGAACTCAGCCGACGCCATGTTCGGGTTACTGTGCACATCCTTCCGAATGCACTGATGCCAGAGGATGCTGACGACAGCGCCCAGATGGCTCTGCTGTAA
- a CDS encoding DUF4263 domain-containing protein → MDERRRTELFFVGLDEFTDLEIRPSGDRSGFNYFFDVKQRRLIKEFVIDETDRTITYCEVTLIAKGEKFEPRLFLKKDNKTKAGFKRGQEQLRNQEEHILVKTAVNLDPCHENFWQLVSFLAALKEVEFPGEPVAVVPQDLRDLTSVLADADTSEARRVVQSAMRGRLTEADVRLLVDRRAALDEFNHLIEDPDYLAARIEQTGARGEEPMWQAFFEEHPWIFGYGLKLVACEGFDDTKLEQYTTGADAFSRTGDRIDGLMITLGLIQSLMFVEIKKASEDLLNPKEYRSGIYRPSAELSGAVSQVQVTAHRAVKGLSDLATQKDRKGWPLREVGTVEPRKVIVIGQLQQFSRNGVVNEDLYRSFELYRRSIHDVEIITFDELLERARFIARHETADGSTDAGGG, encoded by the coding sequence TTGGATGAGCGCCGCCGTACCGAACTGTTCTTCGTTGGCTTGGACGAGTTCACGGACCTTGAGATCCGTCCGAGTGGAGATAGATCCGGCTTCAACTACTTCTTCGATGTCAAGCAGAGGCGCCTGATCAAGGAGTTCGTCATTGACGAGACGGACCGAACGATCACCTACTGCGAGGTGACACTCATCGCCAAGGGCGAGAAGTTCGAGCCGCGCCTGTTCCTCAAGAAGGACAACAAGACGAAGGCCGGATTCAAGCGAGGTCAGGAGCAGCTCCGGAACCAGGAGGAGCACATCCTCGTTAAGACAGCGGTCAATCTTGATCCATGCCACGAGAACTTCTGGCAGCTCGTCTCGTTCCTCGCCGCCTTGAAGGAGGTCGAATTCCCGGGCGAGCCCGTGGCAGTCGTGCCGCAGGACCTGCGAGACCTCACGTCTGTGCTGGCCGATGCCGACACCAGCGAGGCCCGCCGGGTCGTTCAGAGTGCCATGCGTGGCCGACTGACGGAGGCTGACGTTCGTCTCCTCGTCGATCGCCGCGCTGCCCTCGACGAGTTCAACCATCTGATCGAGGATCCCGACTACCTGGCAGCCCGGATCGAGCAGACGGGAGCACGAGGAGAGGAGCCCATGTGGCAGGCATTCTTTGAGGAGCACCCATGGATTTTCGGTTATGGGCTCAAGCTGGTGGCTTGCGAGGGCTTCGACGACACGAAACTGGAGCAGTACACGACGGGTGCTGATGCCTTCTCCCGAACGGGCGACAGAATCGATGGTCTCATGATCACGTTGGGCCTGATCCAGTCGCTCATGTTCGTCGAAATCAAGAAGGCCTCGGAGGATCTCCTCAACCCGAAGGAGTACCGGTCGGGTATCTACCGCCCTTCGGCTGAGCTGTCCGGTGCGGTCAGCCAAGTTCAGGTGACTGCGCATCGGGCTGTCAAGGGATTGTCGGACCTCGCGACACAGAAGGACAGGAAGGGATGGCCGCTCAGGGAAGTGGGGACAGTTGAGCCTCGGAAGGTAATCGTCATCGGCCAGCTGCAGCAGTTCAGCCGCAACGGCGTCGTCAATGAGGACCTGTACAGGAGCTTTGAACTCTATCGTCGTTCGATTCACGATGTAGAGATCATCACCTTCGACGAACTACTCGAACGCGCACGATTCATCGCTCGGCATGAGACTGCGGATGGGTCGACGGATGCCGGTGGAGGCTGA